A DNA window from Haliovirga abyssi contains the following coding sequences:
- a CDS encoding chemotaxis protein CheA, whose amino-acid sequence MDINELKENYFSLFITDARDYLSQIVESLMVLENEMTNKDMIDSIFRAFHSIKGASGILEYHNLEKLTHISENLLSDVREGKISINDEIMDMLFKVLDYLEKGIEKIEKSGDDIDFENDLGIKFSVIEDKINKILNKKVISSKNVNTKKRVVGNVINEPEIIKEIKDKGYKIQIILKEDAMMKNVRLFLIYQNLSSIGDIIYSLPDIKKLEDEENEIEYEKSIVYIDSETDVDTIKKLALVSDVKEATVEELKRIEDLDLENEIKKDDLKESDNKVKTELKKNNAEKPKVIKEEKTKKAESKKVEANEKLNKKVKVKEYLKVEREKLDSLLNVVGELVIDKSRYNQMRIELKKLYMELIEKGIDKKELKKLFNFIDELKKLNKHLERESIELQKEVTELRMVPIKELFLRFPRAIKELGKRLNKEVEFEIHGEDTELDKIIVERLSDPLLHMIRNSMDHGIEMPEIRSKTGKNKKGIIKLSALNEGNDIIIKIEDDGAGIDSEKIVKKCIEKGIITEAKAKNLTKLEKLNLIFLPGFSTADSLSDVSGRGVGMDVVKRSIEMLKGRVEIDTEVGKGTTFIVHLPLTLAIINALLVQNNGNIYSFALDNVVTTVKVKKEDIEDVNGNRVSKLREQVVPIFSLDEIFNNKIDEEKTKKEKNIIDVILVKRGNSIYGFEVDSLLGQQEIVIKNIEGEYHKDKGISGAAVLGDGKIAIMVDLENLIEYYSARQA is encoded by the coding sequence ATGGATATAAACGAACTTAAAGAAAATTACTTTTCACTATTTATTACAGATGCAAGAGATTATTTGTCACAAATAGTAGAAAGTTTAATGGTTCTTGAGAATGAAATGACAAACAAAGATATGATTGATTCTATTTTTAGAGCTTTTCATTCAATTAAAGGTGCTTCAGGAATATTAGAGTATCATAATTTAGAAAAGCTTACACATATTTCGGAAAATTTATTATCTGATGTAAGAGAAGGGAAAATTTCAATAAATGATGAGATAATGGATATGCTTTTTAAGGTGTTGGATTATTTAGAAAAAGGGATAGAGAAAATAGAAAAAAGTGGAGATGATATAGATTTTGAAAATGATTTAGGAATCAAATTTAGTGTTATTGAAGATAAAATAAATAAAATATTAAATAAAAAAGTTATTTCTTCAAAAAATGTAAATACAAAAAAAAGAGTAGTTGGAAATGTAATAAATGAACCAGAAATAATAAAAGAGATAAAAGATAAAGGATATAAAATTCAAATTATATTAAAAGAAGATGCAATGATGAAAAATGTAAGATTATTTTTAATATATCAAAATTTATCTTCAATAGGAGATATAATTTATTCATTGCCGGACATTAAAAAATTAGAAGATGAAGAAAATGAAATAGAGTATGAGAAATCAATTGTATATATTGATTCTGAAACAGATGTGGATACAATAAAAAAACTAGCATTAGTTTCAGATGTAAAAGAGGCAACTGTTGAAGAATTAAAAAGAATAGAAGATTTAGATTTAGAAAATGAAATAAAAAAAGATGATTTAAAAGAGTCTGATAATAAAGTTAAAACTGAACTGAAAAAAAATAATGCTGAAAAACCAAAAGTAATAAAAGAGGAAAAAACTAAAAAAGCAGAGTCAAAAAAAGTGGAAGCAAATGAAAAATTAAATAAAAAAGTCAAAGTGAAAGAATATTTGAAAGTAGAAAGAGAAAAGTTAGATAGTTTATTAAATGTAGTTGGAGAATTAGTAATAGATAAAAGTAGATATAATCAGATGAGAATTGAATTAAAAAAATTATATATGGAATTAATAGAAAAAGGTATTGATAAAAAGGAATTAAAAAAACTATTTAATTTTATAGATGAATTAAAAAAATTAAATAAACATTTAGAAAGAGAGTCAATAGAATTACAAAAAGAAGTTACAGAATTAAGAATGGTTCCAATAAAAGAACTATTTTTAAGATTTCCAAGAGCAATAAAAGAATTGGGTAAAAGATTGAATAAAGAAGTAGAATTTGAAATTCATGGAGAAGATACAGAACTAGATAAAATAATAGTAGAAAGATTATCAGATCCATTACTTCATATGATAAGAAACTCTATGGATCATGGTATTGAAATGCCAGAAATTAGGAGTAAAACTGGAAAGAATAAAAAAGGAATAATAAAACTTAGTGCATTAAATGAGGGAAATGATATTATAATAAAAATTGAAGATGATGGAGCTGGAATAGATAGTGAAAAAATAGTTAAGAAGTGTATAGAAAAAGGGATAATAACAGAGGCTAAAGCGAAAAATCTAACAAAATTAGAAAAATTAAATTTAATATTCTTACCTGGATTTTCAACAGCTGATAGTTTGTCTGATGTATCAGGGCGTGGAGTAGGTATGGATGTGGTAAAAAGAAGTATAGAAATGTTAAAAGGAAGGGTGGAAATAGATACAGAAGTTGGGAAAGGGACAACCTTTATAGTGCATCTTCCATTAACCCTAGCTATAATAAATGCATTGCTTGTGCAAAATAATGGGAATATATACTCTTTTGCACTAGATAATGTAGTAACAACAGTTAAAGTGAAAAAAGAGGATATAGAAGATGTAAATGGAAATAGAGTTTCTAAATTAAGAGAACAAGTAGTTCCTATATTTAGTTTAGATGAAATATTTAATAATAAAATAGACGAAGAAAAAACAAAAAAAGAAAAAAATATAATCGATGTTATATTGGTTAAACGAGGGAATAGTATATATGGATTTGAAGTTGACAGTTTATTAGGGCAACAAGAGATAGTAATAAAAAATATAGAAGGAGAATACCACAAAGACAAAGGTATATCAGGAGCAGCAGTTTTAGGTGATGGGAAAATAGCAATAATGGTGGATTTAGAAAATTTAATAGAGTATTATTCTGCAAGACAAGCTTAG